The genomic DNA CCGGTGATAACGCCGGAGCGGCGGGGGATGGAGCAGGGCTGGACGGCGGCCCGGCGGTTTGCTTGCGGGGCGTTTGGGCCAGCGCCTGTTGTTCAGGGGTCACCTCGCCTGCCGGTTGCCCGGCCAGATCATAGCGCGCCCCCCCGGTAGCCAGCACCTTCCGGTAGCGAAACGACCGCGTGTATCCCTTGATCGCTCGGCGCATCTGGGTCCGGGTCCAGGCGGCGAACGCCGGATGCTCGCCGGCCATAGCCATCAGTTCTTCGCCCACGCCAATCTTCAAGGGCTTGGGCGTCTGGCGGTTAAAAACCGCTGGGAAGGTCTCACACAGTCGGTCGATGATCGGATTCATATCCAGGGACATGCAAAAGCCTCATGGCAGCATAAGGCTGTTGAGTGTTGGGGTTTGAAGTCCAACGGAACGAAAACGTACGCTAAGTCGTAGGTGTCTAATATGTTTTAAGTTTGTGGACATCATAATCTGGCTCAGATAGGGCGTCCATTAAATCGTTTTTTACGCGATGTTCGACTTTTCCGAGGGGAGATG from Gammaproteobacteria bacterium includes the following:
- a CDS encoding ProQ/FinO family protein yields the protein MSLDMNPIIDRLCETFPAVFNRQTPKPLKIGVGEELMAMAGEHPAFAAWTRTQMRRAIKGYTRSFRYRKVLATGGARYDLAGQPAGEVTPEQQALAQTPRKQTAGPPSSPAPSPAAPALSPAERQALFKEVMAMAIPGKLDVTLGSFAQRPEKEHSNKVAKTSCHSHRF